Proteins encoded together in one bacterium window:
- a CDS encoding type II toxin-antitoxin system RelE/ParE family toxin, whose product MYRYEFSRESLKVLERLDSKIQELLKKKIKNIENWLENKDFLYADIRRLKGEWEGFYRLRIGRIRVIFTVNAKDELIKIHA is encoded by the coding sequence ATGTATAGATATGAATTTAGCCGAGAAAGCCTTAAGGTATTGGAAAGGTTAGATTCTAAAATCCAGGAATTGCTAAAGAAAAAGATAAAAAACATAGAAAATTGGTTAGAAAACAAGGATTTCTTGTATGCGGATATAAGGAGGTTAAAAGGAGAATGGGAAGGGTTTTACCGGTTAAGGATAGGAAGAATAAGGGTAATCTTTACGGTAAATGCTAAAGATGAGCTTATAAAAATTCACGCCA